In Oscillatoria acuminata PCC 6304, a single window of DNA contains:
- a CDS encoding type II toxin-antitoxin system VapC family toxin, protein MDLKIAAISLVQNATLLTCNESDFGIIQELSIENWSINGSGIRDK, encoded by the coding sequence ATGGACTTGAAAATTGCTGCCATTTCTCTGGTTCAAAATGCCACCCTCCTCACGTGCAACGAGTCTGATTTTGGCATTATCCAAGAACTCTCCATCGAAAACTGGTCAATCAACGGTTCTGGCATCAGGGATAAATAA
- a CDS encoding type II toxin-antitoxin system VapC family toxin — protein sequence MKNSVFVDTSGWANLFIKTEPDHPYAVEWFTQARQQKYLMVTSNYIVLELVALLNSPLRVPRPQIFQYIDAIHSAPYLQLVRVNQQIENAAWELLKKRLDKTWSLVDATSFIIMQQLEITNALTSDHHFDQAGFVRLLKS from the coding sequence GTGAAAAATAGTGTATTTGTTGATACTTCTGGCTGGGCAAACTTATTTATCAAAACTGAACCGGATCATCCCTATGCAGTAGAATGGTTTACTCAAGCTAGACAACAAAAATACTTGATGGTGACAAGTAACTATATTGTCCTTGAACTTGTAGCATTGCTCAATAGTCCACTTAGAGTTCCTCGCCCCCAAATTTTTCAATATATTGATGCGATTCACTCTGCTCCTTATTTGCAACTCGTTCGCGTCAATCAGCAGATTGAAAATGCCGCATGGGAACTTTTAAAAAAGCGGTTAGATAAAACCTGGTCACTGGTTGATGCCACATCATTTATAATCATGCAACAATTAGAAATTACCAACGCTCTAACTAGCGATCATCATTTCGACCAAGCGGGTTTTGTTCGTCTTCTTAAATCGTAG
- a CDS encoding CHAT domain-containing protein — protein sequence MDEQRVQAYLALIQELLECPSGEEPQILSQSSELVDEGFVQVCELVAAQLQEEGQDNQAQFLRDVAQEVGQYLNSQTSAVATGEGPTQGTEQDYLNFLIEVLGAIEQSQGNPQVVYPLLQQNLDKLDLTLAETLQHLASQVFGQVESNQTYGIAGSIFLLSNLIQQFPLGNRADNLEIAIASYQSVLKVFTREVYPEDWAGVQNNLGITYYNRIREDRGQNIEKSILCYQAALDVFTRPAFPLKWAMAQNNLGEAYLFQVKGDRSENIEKAITYYEYALEVCTRHTFSKQWAMIQTNLGNAYFFRIRGKREENIEKSIRYCKAALEVCTQETLPYEWARSQNTLGNSYLFRIRGERANNIELAITALELALKVRKRESFPLDWAMSQNNLGNAYLFRINGNKADNIEQAIFSIEVALELCTNQTLPYEWARGHSSLGNAYLFRIRGERLDNIERSIRASEFALQVYTHESFPEEWATTQNNLGNAYLYRIQGERAENLERAITFMKASLEVYTHEGFPEQWATTQNNLGVAYLSRIRGERAENLERAITFMQTSLEVYTREGFPEQWARTQNNLGETYRNRIRGERAENLEISIAFLEASLQVYTRQAFPYEWARTQNNLGVVYQTRIQGERVENLDRAIAFLEASLQVYTREAFPEDWARTQNNLGSTYQARIRGERAENLERAISYLESSLQVYTREGFPYEWATTQVNLGGTYRNRIRGERAENLDRAIVCSEAALEIYTRTDFPQEHTKTLGILGLAYQAQSHYYSNDPIKKRTALQNAYIVLEQALDTVEYLRGEITSGDEAKRKLNEEWMGLYVLMVEVCLELGKYTAAIEYVDRSKARNLTELIATRDAYPRGDIPPEVRQRLQQLRQAISEEDRCLKQDPNPDYTHISQLREEFQANYPYKPLKFPDIQSLLDDETVILEWYILDEKFLTFTLTNQTLNLWASSEEDRQNLIDWTVAYIDDYDNNSQWRDSLPQRLETLAQILHLDEILQNLRQNFPNCQKLILIPHLFLHLFPLHALPIPVIATDGVRAQCLRPISGPNGHQEGLHIAPLQDIFPKGVTYAPNCQLLQQAQNRQRPHFNQLFAIQNPTEDLDWADVEIENIRTLFPEPETLAWEDATTANLLDEQRREILSQTHHLFFSCHAAFNPNSPLDSGLLLADGILTLENIIANLNLSNCSLVTLSACETGQVAIDTTDEYISLSSGFILAGSPSVLVSLWSVNQVSTALLLIRTYELLQQQPGQLAQSLQAAQKWLRETTVSGFEQWRQQCPLFSEEWREALQPVFAQMGQNKEEGINHRPYQSPYHWAAFCIVGQGEQNNG from the coding sequence ATGGATGAACAACGAGTGCAGGCTTATCTCGCCCTGATTCAAGAACTCCTGGAATGTCCCAGTGGGGAGGAACCGCAAATCCTCAGCCAGTCCAGTGAGTTGGTGGATGAGGGGTTTGTGCAGGTGTGCGAGTTGGTGGCGGCACAGTTGCAGGAGGAGGGACAAGACAACCAGGCGCAGTTTTTGCGGGATGTGGCGCAAGAGGTGGGACAATATCTCAACAGTCAAACCTCTGCGGTAGCCACGGGTGAGGGTCCAACTCAGGGGACAGAGCAAGACTATCTCAATTTTTTGATAGAGGTGTTGGGGGCGATCGAACAGAGTCAAGGTAATCCCCAGGTGGTTTATCCTCTGCTACAACAGAACCTAGATAAGCTGGATTTGACTTTGGCTGAGACACTGCAACATCTGGCGAGTCAAGTTTTTGGGCAAGTTGAATCCAATCAAACCTATGGAATTGCAGGCTCTATATTTTTATTGAGTAATTTAATTCAACAGTTCCCATTAGGGAATCGGGCTGACAATCTGGAAATTGCGATCGCCTCGTATCAGTCTGTCTTAAAAGTCTTTACTCGTGAAGTCTATCCCGAAGATTGGGCAGGGGTTCAAAATAACTTGGGAATTACCTACTATAACCGCATCAGAGAAGATCGGGGGCAAAATATCGAAAAGTCTATTCTCTGTTACCAAGCTGCTTTAGACGTTTTTACTAGGCCTGCCTTTCCTCTAAAATGGGCAATGGCCCAAAATAACTTGGGTGAAGCCTATTTATTCCAAGTTAAAGGAGATCGAAGCGAAAATATTGAAAAGGCTATCACCTATTACGAATATGCCTTAGAAGTGTGTACCCGTCATACTTTTTCAAAACAATGGGCAATGATTCAAACTAATTTGGGTAATGCCTACTTTTTTCGCATCCGGGGAAAGCGAGAAGAAAATATAGAAAAGTCCATAAGATATTGCAAAGCTGCTTTGGAAGTCTGTACACAGGAAACATTGCCCTACGAATGGGCAAGATCTCAAAATACTTTGGGAAATTCCTATTTATTTCGCATTCGGGGTGAACGGGCAAACAATATAGAACTTGCCATTACTGCCTTAGAATTAGCTTTAAAGGTTCGCAAACGTGAATCTTTTCCTCTCGATTGGGCAATGAGTCAAAACAACTTAGGAAATGCATATTTATTTCGTATAAATGGTAATAAAGCAGATAATATTGAGCAAGCGATTTTCTCTATAGAAGTCGCTTTAGAATTATGTACAAATCAAACCTTGCCTTATGAATGGGCCCGAGGTCATAGTAGTTTAGGTAATGCCTACTTGTTCCGAATCCGGGGAGAACGTCTAGATAACATAGAACGGTCTATTAGAGCTTCCGAATTTGCCTTACAGGTTTATACCCACGAGTCTTTTCCAGAAGAGTGGGCAACAACCCAAAACAACTTAGGAAATGCCTATTTATACCGCATTCAAGGGGAGCGAGCGGAGAATTTAGAAAGAGCTATCACTTTCATGAAAGCGAGTTTGGAAGTCTATACTCATGAGGGCTTTCCTGAACAATGGGCAACAACCCAAAACAACTTGGGGGTTGCCTATCTATCCCGCATTCGGGGAGAGCGAGCGGAGAACCTAGAAAGAGCTATCACTTTCATGCAAACGAGTTTAGAAGTCTATACTCGTGAAGGCTTTCCTGAACAATGGGCAAGGACTCAAAATAACTTGGGTGAAACCTACCGTAATCGCATTCGGGGAGAGCGAGCGGAAAACCTAGAGATATCTATCGCCTTCTTAGAAGCGAGTTTACAAGTCTATACTCGTCAAGCCTTTCCTTACGAATGGGCCAGGACTCAAAATAACTTGGGGGTTGTCTATCAAACTAGAATTCAGGGAGAGCGCGTGGAGAATCTGGACAGGGCTATCGCCTTCTTAGAAGCGAGTTTACAAGTCTATACCCGTGAAGCTTTTCCTGAAGATTGGGCCAGGACTCAAAATAACTTGGGGAGTACCTACCAAGCTCGCATTCGTGGAGAGCGAGCGGAGAACCTGGAGAGGGCAATCTCCTACTTGGAATCCAGTTTACAAGTCTATACCCGTGAAGGCTTTCCTTACGAATGGGCAACAACTCAAGTTAACTTGGGGGGAACCTATCGTAACCGCATTCGTGGAGAGCGAGCGGAGAATCTGGACAGGGCTATCGTCTGTTCTGAAGCTGCTTTAGAAATTTATACCCGCACTGATTTTCCTCAAGAACACACAAAAACGTTAGGTATCCTAGGACTTGCCTACCAAGCCCAATCCCACTACTACAGCAACGACCCAATCAAAAAACGAACGGCTCTCCAAAATGCCTACATAGTTCTTGAACAGGCACTTGATACCGTTGAATACTTGCGAGGAGAAATTACCTCTGGGGATGAAGCTAAACGGAAATTGAATGAAGAATGGATGGGACTCTATGTTCTTATGGTGGAAGTGTGCCTGGAGTTAGGCAAATACACCGCCGCCATTGAATATGTAGACCGCAGTAAAGCCCGCAACCTGACCGAACTGATCGCCACCCGTGACGCCTACCCAAGGGGAGACATTCCCCCCGAAGTCCGCCAACGCTTGCAACAACTCCGTCAAGCAATTTCTGAAGAAGACCGCTGCCTTAAACAAGACCCCAACCCCGACTATACCCACATCAGCCAACTGCGGGAAGAATTCCAGGCAAACTATCCCTATAAACCTTTGAAATTCCCGGATATTCAATCTCTCCTTGACGATGAAACCGTCATCTTAGAATGGTATATCCTGGATGAAAAATTCCTCACCTTCACCCTGACTAACCAAACCCTTAACCTCTGGGCATCTTCTGAGGAAGACCGACAAAACCTCATCGATTGGACAGTTGCCTATATCGACGACTATGACAACAACAGCCAATGGCGAGACAGCCTCCCCCAACGCCTAGAAACCCTCGCCCAAATCCTCCACCTGGATGAAATCCTGCAAAACCTACGGCAAAACTTCCCCAACTGCCAAAAACTCATTCTCATCCCTCACCTGTTCCTGCACCTGTTCCCCCTCCACGCTTTACCTATCCCTGTTATTGCCACAGATGGGGTACGGGCGCAATGCTTGCGCCCAATTTCTGGCCCGAACGGTCATCAAGAGGGCCTGCACATTGCGCCCCTACAGGATATTTTTCCCAAGGGTGTCACCTACGCCCCCAACTGCCAACTGCTGCAACAAGCCCAAAATCGGCAACGCCCCCACTTTAACCAACTCTTCGCCATCCAAAACCCCACCGAAGATCTGGACTGGGCTGATGTAGAAATCGAAAACATCCGCACCCTCTTCCCCGAACCGGAAACCCTCGCGTGGGAGGACGCCACCACTGCCAACCTCCTGGACGAACAACGCCGGGAAATCCTCAGCCAAACCCATCATCTGTTCTTCTCCTGTCACGCCGCCTTTAACCCTAACTCTCCCCTGGATTCTGGCTTACTCCTGGCAGATGGAATTCTCACGTTAGAAAACATCATCGCCAACCTGAACCTCAGCAATTGCAGCCTTGTCACCCTCTCCGCCTGCGAAACCGGACAAGTCGCCATTGACACAACCGACGAATATATCAGCCTCTCCAGTGGCTTTATCCTGGCGGGTAGCCCTAGCGTCCTGGTTAGCCTCTGGTCCGTCAATCAGGTTTCTACCGCCCTGCTGCTGATTAGAACCTATGAACTGCTGCAACAACAACCAGGTCAACTCGCCCAATCCCTGCAAGCCGCTCAAAAATGGCTGCGAGAAACCACCGTCAGCGGCTTTGAGCAATGGCGACAACAATGCCCCCTATTTTCTGAGGAGTGGCGCGAAGCCTTACAACCCGTTTTTGCACAGATGGGGCAGAATAAAGAGGAGGGGATAAATCATCGCCCCTATCAATCCCCATACCACTGGGCTGCATTCTGTATCGTTGGACAGGGAGAACAAAACAATGGTTAG
- a CDS encoding DegT/DnrJ/EryC1/StrS family aminotransferase: MWSRKRFDIDYIDLIYGLGAALTVENSQRQGLQNDLEDWWGQDSTGETVACLSVRSGWDLLLQALQLPPGSEVAMSALTIPDMVTIVRAHGLVPVPIDLDPETMAPDPASLDRATGPRTRVIIIAHLFGGRVDLAPILAARDRVGAILVEDCAQAFTPGFRGHPEADVSCFSFGTIKFATALGGALLRVRDPQLADCLRQIQSTYPVQDSGNYTRRLLKYLGLKTLSSRPGFTALIWGCRRWGIDYDRLLNQSVKGFPKDELIWRLRHQPCAPLLALLRHRLQGYTEQRLAEQTHRGQRLIQLLQEYCPQIQVPGVATSPNMHWIVPILAEDPKLAIATLVNAGFDATQGHSMTVVDSPATHPEGEPRNTRELFQHLLYLPCYPAMDDQVLVSMAQALRPISFPLVSAFSRMGSA; encoded by the coding sequence ATGTGGTCCCGGAAACGTTTTGATATCGATTATATTGATTTGATTTACGGATTGGGTGCAGCATTGACGGTGGAAAATTCACAGCGTCAGGGGTTGCAAAATGACCTGGAGGACTGGTGGGGTCAGGACTCGACTGGGGAGACAGTCGCCTGTTTATCCGTGCGTTCGGGGTGGGATTTGCTGCTTCAGGCGTTGCAGTTACCCCCCGGGAGTGAAGTTGCAATGAGTGCATTGACCATTCCCGATATGGTGACCATTGTTCGTGCTCATGGTTTGGTCCCGGTCCCGATTGATTTGGACCCCGAAACGATGGCACCAGATCCAGCCAGTTTGGACCGGGCGACTGGTCCCCGAACTCGGGTGATTATTATCGCGCATTTGTTCGGAGGGCGGGTGGATTTAGCGCCAATTTTAGCAGCGCGCGATCGCGTTGGGGCAATTTTGGTGGAAGACTGTGCTCAGGCGTTCACCCCGGGATTTCGAGGTCATCCGGAGGCGGATGTGAGTTGTTTTAGTTTTGGCACTATCAAGTTTGCCACGGCCCTGGGTGGGGCGTTGTTGCGTGTGCGTGACCCTCAACTCGCCGATTGCCTCCGGCAGATTCAATCGACTTATCCAGTCCAGGATTCCGGGAACTACACCCGCAGATTGCTGAAATATTTGGGTCTTAAAACCCTCTCCAGTCGCCCGGGATTTACGGCGTTGATTTGGGGATGTCGCCGGTGGGGAATTGATTACGATCGCCTGCTGAATCAGTCGGTGAAGGGGTTTCCCAAGGATGAACTGATCTGGCGTTTGCGTCATCAACCTTGTGCGCCTCTGTTAGCATTACTCCGTCATCGCTTGCAGGGTTATACTGAGCAACGGTTAGCGGAACAAACTCACCGGGGTCAGCGCCTGATCCAGTTGTTGCAGGAGTATTGTCCCCAAATTCAGGTGCCGGGCGTGGCAACATCGCCTAATATGCACTGGATTGTGCCGATTTTGGCCGAGGACCCGAAACTGGCGATCGCCACTCTGGTCAATGCCGGGTTTGACGCAACTCAAGGGCATAGTATGACTGTAGTGGACTCACCGGCAACTCACCCGGAAGGGGAACCCCGGAACACCCGTGAACTGTTCCAGCATTTGCTCTATCTGCCTTGCTATCCGGCAATGGATGATCAGGTGCTGGTGTCGATGGCGCAGGCGTTACGTCCAATTTCTTTTCCCTTGGTGTCCGCGTTTTCGAGGATGGGTTCGGCATAA
- a CDS encoding DUF2470 domain-containing protein, which yields MADLISAQVSDRICKHMNDDHADSVLLYAQIFGEVTDATSATLLAIDPLGMNLTAQVGEKSLPVRVTFDHALADSEDAHHTLIAMVKQARQLKTA from the coding sequence ATGGCGGATCTTATTTCGGCGCAAGTGAGCGATCGCATTTGCAAGCACATGAACGATGACCATGCAGATTCTGTGCTGTTGTATGCTCAAATTTTTGGCGAGGTTACTGATGCCACCTCGGCAACTCTGCTGGCGATCGACCCCTTGGGAATGAACCTCACCGCTCAAGTTGGGGAAAAATCCCTGCCAGTTCGGGTGACTTTTGACCATGCACTGGCCGATTCTGAAGATGCTCACCATACTTTAATTGCGATGGTGAAACAGGCAAGGCAACTCAAAACAGCATAG
- a CDS encoding MASE1 domain-containing protein, with product MTSNSGIKVSWSLTKSETTLIQILFVAVSYFLISEFGAVFLALKEGGSPVWPGSGVALAGVLLLGYPMGIAVVLGNVLVNFFLTEWSIADMVMNFNFTLGNTLETLSAAYFIHKFSVNFKWFSRVKDVIYFVIFAGLISPMFSATFGAGTIWLLGRIPWDVVPGLWVTWWIGDVVGILVFAPVLLVFGQGINEFFQKSQQRWMEGLVFVFITLVTCQMAFLKGYPVEYMLLPLLVWTVFRFGQWSATLLLLIGSVLAILATANDLGPFIRSNLNESLILLQSFVGVFSLTTLTLSAVICENEQAQQRLETANIQLQHLDRLKDEFLANTSHELRTPLNGIIGIAESLIDGATGELPVPTRANLAMISSSGRRLSNLVNDLLDFSKLKHKTLELQLKPIDLRSLAEIVFTLSLPLVGDKNLNLVNNISLDLPAVTADENRLQQILHNLIGNAIKFTETGTIEISAQRIFGDESLEPLSSVSQVEITIADTGIGIAEDKLERIFESFEQAEGSTGRMYGGTGVGLAIAKQLVELHGGQIWVNSRLGEGSKFSFTLPLSGEKIENSSETLPLLKQFATADLNPEPLEPRVIASHKGSAKLLIVDDEPINLQVLVNMLSLQNYTVIQAKNGLDALELLHKGFKPDLVLLDVMMPKMTGYEVTQKIRETWQASEMPVLLLTAKNQLSDLVAGFESGANDYLTKPVEKDELLARIKTHLNLLRLKNENLRLVAELEVTRQQQQMLLPSTEELELIEDLEIAAFMEPATEVGGDYYDVIQHQWGVKIGIGDVTGHGLESGVLMIMVQMAVRTLLESDIRNPVHFLTLLNLAVYGNLQRMKSEKNMSLMLLDYHQGKLVVSGQHEDIILVRAGGQVKLIDTVDLGFPVGLVEDIGEFVAEMVIELNPGDVAIVYTDGITEAENMEGVQYGLQRMMELAGQQQGRSATEIVDVILADVREFIGKQKVYDDITLLVLKQK from the coding sequence ATGACATCAAATTCAGGAATAAAAGTGTCTTGGTCCTTGACGAAAAGTGAGACAACCCTCATCCAAATCCTTTTCGTGGCAGTTTCCTATTTCCTCATTTCTGAGTTCGGGGCAGTTTTCCTCGCATTGAAAGAAGGGGGAAGCCCTGTCTGGCCCGGATCTGGGGTGGCTTTAGCGGGAGTTTTATTACTGGGATACCCGATGGGAATTGCAGTGGTCCTGGGAAATGTCCTGGTCAATTTCTTTCTGACCGAATGGAGTATTGCCGACATGGTGATGAATTTTAACTTTACCCTCGGCAACACTTTAGAAACCCTATCCGCTGCCTATTTTATTCATAAATTCTCGGTGAATTTTAAGTGGTTTTCCCGAGTCAAAGATGTCATCTATTTTGTGATATTTGCTGGATTAATTAGCCCGATGTTCAGTGCCACTTTTGGCGCAGGCACAATTTGGTTACTCGGTCGAATTCCTTGGGACGTTGTTCCCGGCCTCTGGGTGACTTGGTGGATTGGAGATGTGGTTGGAATCCTAGTTTTTGCCCCGGTTTTGTTAGTCTTTGGGCAGGGAATTAATGAGTTTTTTCAAAAAAGTCAACAGCGATGGATGGAAGGGTTGGTATTTGTATTTATCACTCTGGTCACCTGTCAAATGGCATTTTTGAAAGGCTATCCTGTCGAATATATGTTGTTGCCTTTATTAGTCTGGACAGTCTTTCGGTTTGGACAATGGTCGGCGACTTTGTTATTATTAATTGGTTCAGTGCTTGCCATTTTAGCCACCGCCAATGATTTGGGACCTTTTATCCGCAGTAATCTCAATGAATCGTTAATCCTATTGCAATCTTTTGTGGGGGTCTTTTCCCTGACTACGTTAACCCTGTCGGCGGTGATTTGTGAAAATGAACAAGCGCAGCAACGACTGGAAACCGCTAATATTCAATTACAACATCTCGATCGCCTCAAGGATGAATTTCTCGCCAATACGTCCCATGAATTGCGAACGCCCCTGAATGGCATTATTGGCATTGCCGAATCCCTGATTGATGGCGCAACAGGAGAATTACCCGTTCCCACTCGCGCCAATTTAGCGATGATTTCTTCCAGTGGGCGACGCTTATCGAATTTAGTCAATGATTTGCTGGATTTTTCTAAACTCAAACACAAAACCCTAGAGTTGCAACTCAAACCCATAGACTTGCGTTCCTTGGCGGAAATTGTGTTTACCCTGAGTTTACCCTTGGTGGGGGATAAAAATCTGAACTTGGTGAATAATATTTCCTTAGATTTACCAGCAGTTACAGCGGATGAAAATCGCTTGCAACAAATTCTCCATAATTTAATTGGAAATGCCATTAAATTCACGGAAACGGGAACAATAGAAATTTCTGCCCAACGAATATTTGGGGATGAATCGTTGGAACCCCTTTCCTCGGTTTCTCAAGTCGAAATTACCATTGCAGATACGGGAATTGGGATTGCTGAGGATAAATTAGAGCGCATTTTTGAATCCTTTGAACAAGCGGAAGGGTCTACGGGGAGAATGTATGGGGGAACCGGCGTGGGATTGGCGATCGCCAAACAATTAGTCGAGTTACATGGCGGCCAAATTTGGGTGAACTCTCGCTTGGGAGAAGGGTCAAAATTTAGCTTTACCTTACCCCTTTCAGGGGAAAAAATCGAAAACTCTTCGGAAACTTTGCCCTTACTCAAACAGTTTGCCACAGCGGATTTAAACCCCGAACCCTTGGAACCTCGGGTGATTGCTTCTCATAAAGGTTCAGCCAAACTGTTAATCGTAGATGATGAACCGATTAACCTCCAGGTTTTGGTCAATATGCTCTCGTTGCAAAATTATACGGTGATTCAAGCTAAAAATGGCCTGGATGCGTTAGAACTTCTCCATAAAGGGTTTAAACCAGACCTGGTTTTATTGGATGTGATGATGCCGAAAATGACCGGATATGAAGTCACGCAAAAAATTCGGGAAACCTGGCAGGCATCGGAAATGCCAGTGTTATTATTAACCGCTAAAAATCAATTGTCCGACTTAGTGGCGGGATTTGAGTCTGGGGCCAATGATTATCTGACCAAACCTGTAGAAAAGGATGAATTATTAGCCCGAATTAAAACCCATTTGAATCTGCTGCGCCTGAAAAATGAAAACCTCCGGTTGGTGGCTGAATTAGAGGTTACTCGTCAGCAGCAACAAATGCTCTTACCCAGTACAGAAGAGTTGGAATTGATTGAAGATTTAGAAATTGCCGCTTTTATGGAACCGGCAACGGAAGTGGGGGGAGATTACTATGATGTGATTCAACATCAATGGGGGGTAAAAATTGGCATTGGAGATGTGACGGGACATGGATTAGAAAGCGGGGTTTTAATGATTATGGTGCAAATGGCCGTTCGCACTCTCCTCGAAAGTGATATCCGCAATCCGGTGCATTTTTTGACCCTGCTCAATTTAGCTGTATATGGCAATTTGCAACGGATGAAGTCGGAAAAAAATATGTCTCTGATGTTACTGGATTATCACCAAGGGAAACTGGTGGTCAGTGGACAACATGAAGATATTATCCTAGTGCGCGCCGGGGGTCAAGTGAAGTTAATCGATACGGTGGATTTAGGCTTTCCCGTGGGGTTAGTGGAAGATATTGGGGAGTTTGTTGCGGAAATGGTGATTGAGTTAAATCCTGGAGATGTGGCGATCGTCTATACCGATGGGATTACCGAGGCGGAAAATATGGAGGGAGTGCAATATGGGTTACAGCGCATGATGGAATTGGCGGGTCAACAACAAGGGCGATCGGCTACAGAAATCGTTGATGTTATTTTAGCCGATGTCCGGGAATTTATCGGGAAACAAAAGGTTTATGATGATATTACTTTGTTGGTTTTGAAGCAGAAATAA
- the mnmE gene encoding tRNA uridine-5-carboxymethylaminomethyl(34) synthesis GTPase MnmE, whose product MDRVTQRETIAAIATAIVPQQGSIGIVRLSGSQALAIAQTLFHAPGSQPWETHRILYGTIRHPKTQQIVDEALLLLMKSPRSFTREDVVEFHCHGGIIPVQQVLQLCLELGARLAQPGEFTLRAFLNGRLDLTQAESVADLVGAQSPAASQAALAGLQGKLAHPIRQLRTQCLDILAEIEARIDFEEDLPPLNEPEIIQSIQSIIQEVEKILGTANQGELLRMGLKVAIVGRPNVGKSSLLNAWSRSDRAIVTNLPGTTRDVVESQLVVQGIPVQVLDTAGIRATEDTVEKIGVERSRLAAQSADLVLLTLDAQAGWTADDYEIYQQVNHKPIVVIFNKIDLVEQIPLLPNLDNIRETVNTSAAHQQGIEALETAILNTVHAGNLQAENLDFAINQRQAAALTRAQTALEQVQTTIDQQLPLDFWTIDLRGAIQALGEITGEEVTESVLDRIFSRFCIGK is encoded by the coding sequence ATGGATCGGGTGACGCAACGGGAGACAATAGCGGCGATCGCCACAGCGATCGTCCCACAGCAAGGGAGTATCGGGATTGTCCGCCTGTCGGGGTCCCAGGCACTGGCGATCGCCCAAACCCTCTTTCATGCGCCCGGATCCCAACCCTGGGAAACCCACCGCATCCTTTACGGGACGATTCGTCACCCCAAAACCCAGCAAATCGTCGATGAAGCCCTCTTATTGCTGATGAAATCCCCCCGGTCCTTCACCCGAGAGGATGTGGTCGAATTTCATTGTCATGGCGGCATCATTCCCGTTCAACAAGTCTTACAACTCTGTTTAGAACTCGGGGCTAGATTAGCACAACCGGGAGAATTTACCCTCCGGGCATTTTTAAATGGACGATTAGACTTAACCCAAGCAGAAAGTGTCGCAGATTTAGTCGGTGCCCAATCGCCTGCTGCATCGCAAGCGGCTTTAGCTGGATTGCAAGGCAAATTAGCCCATCCCATTCGCCAATTACGCACCCAATGTTTAGATATTCTCGCAGAAATTGAAGCCCGCATCGATTTTGAAGAAGATTTACCCCCATTAAATGAACCGGAAATCATTCAATCGATTCAATCTATTATTCAAGAAGTCGAGAAAATTTTAGGAACCGCCAATCAAGGGGAACTATTGCGGATGGGATTAAAAGTTGCCATTGTCGGACGTCCGAATGTGGGAAAATCAAGTTTATTAAATGCCTGGAGTCGTAGCGATCGGGCTATTGTCACCAACCTCCCCGGGACCACCCGCGATGTCGTCGAATCCCAATTAGTCGTCCAGGGAATACCCGTCCAGGTCCTCGATACAGCCGGTATTCGCGCCACGGAAGATACGGTAGAGAAAATTGGCGTTGAGCGATCGCGACTGGCGGCCCAATCTGCGGATTTAGTCTTATTAACCCTCGACGCCCAAGCCGGTTGGACTGCCGATGATTATGAGATTTATCAACAAGTCAATCATAAACCCATTGTGGTCATCTTCAATAAAATTGATTTAGTCGAACAAATTCCCCTCTTACCTAACCTAGATAATATCCGTGAAACTGTTAACACCTCTGCCGCCCATCAACAAGGAATTGAAGCCTTAGAAACCGCCATTTTAAACACCGTTCATGCTGGAAACTTACAAGCGGAAAATTTAGATTTTGCCATTAATCAACGCCAAGCCGCAGCCTTAACCCGTGCGCAAACCGCCCTAGAACAAGTCCAAACCACCATTGACCAACAGTTACCCTTAGATTTTTGGACCATCGACCTGAGAGGCGCAATTCAAGCATTAGGAGAAATCACCGGAGAAGAGGTCACCGAATCCGTTTTAGACCGCATTTTCAGCCGCTTTTGCATTGGTAAATAA